One part of the Glycine soja cultivar W05 chromosome 11, ASM419377v2, whole genome shotgun sequence genome encodes these proteins:
- the LOC114376377 gene encoding general transcription factor 3C polypeptide 5-like, protein MGVIKDGTISGVLPEPQGFMVHYPAYPSSISRAVDTLGGIQAIQKVRSSKSNKLELRFRPEDPYSHPAFGELRPTNSLLLKISKTKPPPPVHDAEASSSSTNGEQDQEGSLCADIVARFPEAYFFDGMADYQHVIPVHADVARRKKRNWSELEELHFDKGGFMDLDHEDVMIIVPPIFAPKDVPENLVLRPATMSSSKKKPEEVVQPHFEMDMEPVLAIDFDIKEIPKKVNWEEYIPQGSDQWELQMVVSRMFDERPIWSKNSLTELLLDKGLSFSHSMLRRLLSRISYYFSSGPFLRFWIKKGYDPRKDPNSRIYQRIDYRVPVPLRSYCDAHSANKSKHRWKDICAFRVFPYKFQTSLQFFDLVDDYIQSEINKPPFRPTCTSGTGWFSQHMINCIRQRLMVRYLSVFPKPGAENLLRAATLKFEKLKRECYRHAMKLDGEECQQANLGLEENEELDNGEDEEEAAEGNDSDEEWEEEHDLAGDNEMPLPSDSYINFENLSRTHLQDLFVNFPPNEIDCDNVQANGSEEEYQIYGEDSEDNYSDE, encoded by the exons ATGGGAGTGATAAAGGATGGCACAATCTCAGGGGTTCTACCGGAACCTCAAGGATTTATGGTGCACTATCCTGCTTATCCATCATCCATCTCTCGAGCTGTTGATACTCTTGGGGGAATTCAAGCCATCCAGAAG GTTCGCAGTTCCAAATCCAACAAATTAGAGCTTCGTTTCCGTCCTGAAGACCCCTATTCTCACCCTGCATTTGGGGAGCTTCGTCCCACCAACTCTCTGCTTCTCAAAATATCCAAGACAAAACCACCACCACCTGTTCATGATGCCGAAGCTTCTAGCAGCTCTACAAATGGGGAGCAAGACCAAGAGGGAAGTCTTTGTGCTGATATCGTCGCTCGTTTTCCCGAGGCTTATTTTTTTGATG GGATGGCGGACTACCAACATGTGATTCCAGTTCATGCTGATGTTGCCCGGAGGAAGAAGCGGAACTGGTCAGAGCTAGAAGAACTGCATTTTG ATAAAGGTGGTTTCATGGATCTGGATCACGAGGATGTTATGATTATAGTGCCTCCAATTTTCGCTCCAAAAGATGTGCCAGAAAATTTAGT CTTAAGACCAGCTACCATGTCGAGTTCGAAAAAGAAACCAGAGGAAGTTGTACAACCCCATTTTGAG ATGGACATGGAGCCAGTTCTTGCAATTGATTTTGACATTAAAG AGATTCCTAAGAAAGTGAATTGGGAGGAATACATACCCCAAGGCTCAGATCAGTGGGAGTTACAGATGGTTGTATCTAGAATGTTTGATGAGCGGCCTATATGGTCCAAAAATTCGCTTACCGAACTCTTGCTTGATAAGGGCTTAAGCTTTTCGCACAGCATGCTCAGAAG GCTTCTATCTAGAATTTCTTACTACTTTTCTAGTGGACCATTTCTGAGGTTTTGGATCAAGAAAGGATATGATCCACGCAAAGATCCTAATTCTCGAAT ttatcaaagaATTGATTATCGAGTACCTGTTCCATTACGAAGTTACTGTGATGCTCATTCAGCCAATAA ATCAAAACATAGATGGAAGGATATATGTGCCTTTCGTGTTTTCCCTTACAAGTTCCAGACTTCTTTACAGTTTTTCGAccttgttgatgattatattcaATCAGAAATAAATAAGCCTCCTTTCCGACCAACTTGCACT TCTGGAACTGGGTGGTTCTCACAACACATGATCAATTGTATTAGACAACGTCTTATGGTGCGATATCTATCAGTATTCCCCAAGCCTGGTGCTGAGAATTTACTCAGAGCTGCCACTTTAAAGTTTGAAAAATTGAAGAGGGAGTGCTATAGGCATGCCATGAAGCTCGATGGAGAAGAATGCCAACAAGCTAATTTAG GTTTGGAAGAGAATGAAGAACTTGATAATGGTGAAGATGAAGAGGAGGCAGCTGAGGGTAATGATAGTGATGAAGAATGGGAAGAAGAGCATGATTTG GCTGGAGATAATGAAATGCCTCTGCCATCTGATTCCT ACATCAACTTTGAGAATCTTTCAAGGACTCATTTACAGGATCTTTTTGTTAACTTCCCTCCTAATGAAATTGATTGTGACAATGTGCAAGCAAATGGCAGCGAAGAAGAATATCAAATATACGGGGAAGATAGTGAGGACAATTACTCTGATGAATGA